TTTGTGCTTGATATCGGACGACGCAGGCCGCTTAACATCGGTGGTGGAGCGCTGGCAATTTTGAGCGCTTTGCCAGATGATGAGATTGAGCGCATCTGGAGTGCGAACAGAGCTCGTATCGAACAAAACTATCCGACCTTCAGTCTGGAGAAAATGTGGAAACAGATCAATAACTCCAGGGTGGACGGCTACCTGATCAACGAAGTCGTCGAAGTCGACGGGATCCGGTCGATGGCGACACCAATCATTGGAACCATGAGTCGACCTGTTGGTGCATTGAGTATCTCGGCGCTCAGAGAGCGACTGTCAGGTCCGAACATTGCGGATAAGGTCTCTTCTTTGCAAAATGCGGTGGCGACAATCCAGAGCCGGCTCAAAGAGGCCGAGTTTGCAAGTATGGATCTGTAAAGCTGTTCGAACTCTAGTGTACTGATTGGTTAGTTCAATTATTTAAAAACATCGCCGTTTTTGCACGATCCACGCTGGCCAGAATCGGATCATCCGATTTGGCCCAGCGAATCGGTTTGGCGCTGAGCTTGTTGTGCGTCTCAGTGAATGTCTTGATGGCGTCTCGCAGATCTTTCACGCGCTGGTGAAGCATCCGCGGTACAGGGCTCTGCGCTCGAGTTGACCGAACCATCGTTCAACCGCATTGAGCCAGGATGCACTGGTCGGCGTGAAATGCAGTTTGATGCGAGGGTGCTTTTCCAGCCAGGCTTTCACATCAGCGGTCTTGTGCGTTGAGCTATTGTCCAGAATCACGTGCAGGTTCAGTTCTTTTGGTGTGTTGCGCTCGATCTGCCGCATAAATTCGAGGAATTCTTTCGCACGATGGCGCTCGGTCACTCGCCCGATGATCTTTCCTGAGGCCAAGTCAAAGGCGGCATACAGACTGGCGGTACCGTTGCGCTTGTCATCATGCGTACGACGCTCGACCTGACCGGGACGAGGAGGTAAGTGTGGCAACTGGACCTGAGTTCTGTCCAATGCCTGGATCCGTGTCTTCTCATCGAAGGATAGCACCATCGCGTTTGCAGGGGGATTCATATAGAGTCCGACAATGTCGACCACTTTTTCTGCAAAGTTCGGATCGTTGCTAATTTTAAAAGTCTGTGTCAGATGGGCGGAGCATGTCAAGGGGGTTGTCGCCTGAATCATGCAACAAATCGCTTTTTATCTTTGGTCTGAATCTCGGCTTTCACCGCCTCCTCTCGTTCCGGGTTCAGGGTGACTGCACCGACCGGCGACCAGTTCCTGGTTTGTCCTGACCAACGGGCCGGATTGTTCCGTTTCTGTTGTTGGTACAGCGCATCGCGGGCACCGAGAATCTTGATGTCTTCACCACGATGCCGTTGGTCCGGCGTGACGTACTGGATGCCACTGTGGCGGTGTTCATGGTTGTACCAATGCACAAACGTCGCTCCCCACTGACGTGCAGCTTCCAGCGACTTGAATCCACGGGCCGGAAACTCGGGTCGGTACTTGGCTGTTTTAAAAAGCGATTCGGCGAATGGGAAATGTGTTCGAACACATTTTCCCCTAGTATGTTGCGCCCGAAGATATGTTGTGCTGCCAATGTACATGAGCCAGCGCGGGCCTAGACTCAAGGAGCTTGACGCAACATAAAATCAGGAGTGATCTGGTGATCCACCTATGTAATGGAGGTTCACCATGTTTGAGACGCTTCTGCTTTCTGCCGATGCTCTACGTCGGCATCAAGAAGGTCCCCTTGCTCAGGAGCGGGATCGGTACATAAAGCATTGCGCCGATTCCGGAGCAACTTACTGGTCGTTGCGCACCAAGTGCAATGAGCTCTTGTGGGCAGCCAAACTGATTGGCTCGAATGGCACCAAAGTTTTTGACTCCGAGGCCTTGGATGATCTGACTGACAGGCGAGTCAGTCATCACAACTCATCGACCACCAGAGCGCGATTCATTAATGTCACCCGACCGTGGTTGCGATTCCTTGGTTGGTGGACGGAGCCTGTCAAGACCTACTCGTTTCAAGATCAACTTGATCAGTACTGCCTGTGGATGCGCAATGAGCGCGGATTCTCGCAGACCACCATTGCAGGTTGGCGATCCCGCGTTCGCGATTTCCTGATCTGGTGCGACACGCACGGGCTAGGCCTGGGGAAACTGGTTCCATCCGACATCGATAACTACTTCATGGATGAGGATGCCCATCACTGGGGTCGCATCACTGTAGCCAATATAGCCACGATCTTGAGAATCTTTCTGCGCTATGGGGCCTCGCAAGGTTGGTGCAAGCCCCTGTTGGCCGAGACGATACGCAGCCCCCGCATTTATGGGCAAGAGACGCTACCTTACGCACCGGGTTGGGATGATGTGCAAAGAGTTCTGGCGGCAACCCAGAGCGATCGTGTGAATGACGTTCGCGATCGAGCCATTCTGATGCTGTTGTCGATCTATGGCATGCGGGCCACGGAAGTCGCGACTTTACGACTGG
This sequence is a window from Orrella marina. Protein-coding genes within it:
- a CDS encoding IclR family transcriptional regulator codes for the protein MRLIDLYRGAGLTRPTTHRILQALVAEGLVRQDENNRRYYLGSLVYEMGVAAAPPLDLRDICQPMLQRVAQETGDTVFLTIRSGLDGVCIGRAEGAFPIKAFVLDIGRRRPLNIGGGALAILSALPDDEIERIWSANRARIEQNYPTFSLEKMWKQINNSRVDGYLINEVVEVDGIRSMATPIIGTMSRPVGALSISALRERLSGPNIADKVSSLQNAVATIQSRLKEAEFASMDL
- a CDS encoding tyrosine-type recombinase/integrase; this encodes MFETLLLSADALRRHQEGPLAQERDRYIKHCADSGATYWSLRTKCNELLWAAKLIGSNGTKVFDSEALDDLTDRRVSHHNSSTTRARFINVTRPWLRFLGWWTEPVKTYSFQDQLDQYCLWMRNERGFSQTTIAGWRSRVRDFLIWCDTHGLGLGKLVPSDIDNYFMDEDAHHWGRITVANIATILRIFLRYGASQGWCKPLLAETIRSPRIYGQETLPYAPGWDDVQRVLAATQSDRVNDVRDRAILMLLSIYGMRATEVATLRLDQVDWRRRVIRVFRLKRRQPQEYPLVESVAQALAHYVDHVRSDRSFPEVFLSVHSPLRPMTRAAIYKIVNKKFTALGIEAAHRGPHALRHACATRLINQGSTLKEIGDHLGHQTMLATRTYAKVDMVALRQVGNFDLGDLP